Below is a genomic region from Pseudomonas svalbardensis.
CAGCCACTGCCAGTGGCCGTCGGGTTCGCTGCCTTCAGGCAAGGTCAGGGCGTATTTGCCGTAACCGCCGAGTTTGCGCAGTTTCGGGATCAGGTAGGTTTGCGCGGCGTTGTAGAACACCGGTTCCATGTCCTGCGGCAGGCTGTCGAGGGTTTCCTGTTGCATCAGTTGCGCCATCGAATCCGGACCGAAGTAGACCGGCATCAGCAGGTCTTTTGGCACCACGTCGGCCATCGGCGGGAAGCGTTTGTCGAGAGTACCGAGGGCTTTATCCACGAGTTTGTCGTCGAGGGAAAACAGCAGCGTCGAACCGTGGCGCGCCAGGCTGACTTTCATGAACGCCTTGCCGGTGATCGCGTCCGGTTGCTCGGCATCCTTGGCCTTGTAAGAACCGAAGTTGGAGCTGACCTGACGCTGCCATTGGTGGGTTGGGCCTTCCTGTTTCTCGACCACCGGGAACGCGTGCTCTTCGACGTTGCCTTCGTAAGCACCGACCATCGAGCCGAACAGGTTGCCCAGATCGCCGTCGAGTTTGGCGCTGTCATCATCGTTCAGGCTGGCCACCAGCAACGGCGTGTACAACCGCGAATCAGCGTACCAGCACAGGCCGGCGGCACCGGCCATGTGTTCGGTCAGGGCCTGGGCCACCGACTCTTCGGCGCCGAGTTTTACCAGCAATGGTTTCTGTTGTTCGGCAGCAAGTGGCAAGGCGACACAGGCACTGGCGCCCATCGGCATGGCTTGCCAGATCGGTTTGAAATCGAAGTCCGGCTGGTTGTCCAGTTCATCCATGGCCAGGAAGCTGTGCCAACCCTTGTCGTCCATGTCGAAACGCAGCCCGGCGAAGTTCGGGATGAAGCGCTGATACCCCATGGCCAGAACGCTGGAATTGACCGAGAGGCGTTGTTTCACCTCCGGCGCACGCGGTTGCAAGCCGAAGGCTTCGGGGAACAGTTTGTCGCCGTTGAGCAATGCGGCGATGGCCTTGGTCGAAACGCTGCCTGCCTCTTCCGATGAGCTGCTTTGCGGATCGTAGAGTTTGGTCGGGTTGGACAGCACCACCAGTTTGTCGCCGTGGGAGGCGAACACCAGGGCTTTGCTGGCGTTGTAGTTGAGTTGATAAAGCGCCACATCGTCAGCGCCGACTTTCACGTCGCCGAGCTTGGTCAGCTGCGAATCATCCAGCGCCACTTTGGCCAGCGGCTCCAGCACCTTGGCCAGCCCACCGCGATCCATCACCACCAGGAAATCCTTGAGCCGACCATCCGCCCCACGCCACAGCGCCACGTCTGCCGGTTGATCAAAGAGCTGCTCGATCAAACTGTCCTGCAACTTCAGGTCATGTTCGTAAATGATCCGCCGCAGGCTGCCGATCAAGCCGAGACGATCGGCATGCGCTTCGTAATAGAAGACGAAATCTTCGGTCAGGGTTTCCTTGAGGAACGGCACCGTCAGCAAGTCCTTGGGCAATTGGCTCAAGGAATGGGTTTCGAGCAGACCGTCCGGCCGGCTCATGCCCAGTTTGTCGCTGGCCAACGCCGCCGGGGGCGCCTTGGGTTTGAGCATTAACCAGCCCAACCCGACCGCGACACCGGCCACCAGGACCAGCCCGATCAGCAGCGCCGGCCAGCGGCGAGGAGTTTTGGCTGCTGGCGTTTCGGCGGCCGGAGAAACAGTGTTATCGCTCATGTTCACAAAACCCGATGTCATCCGTGGAGCGGGATGCTTAATAGTTGAAAGTCTTGACCAGCAGCAGGTCACCGATGGCCCGCAGGGGCACGATGAAGGTCTCGCGTTTTTCGTCGACGGTGTTTTCGTTGAGCACCAGGTTGATCTGTGAGGTGATCACCTCGTTCTGGTTGCTGGTCTCATCGAAGTTATAGCCGCCACTGCCGAAGTTGCCCCAATAGTTCACGTAAACCAGATAGGTGCCATGCATCGGCGCGGTCATGGTGAACATTTCCGGGCCGGGGCCATCGACGCCGTCCGGGTCCAGCCCGCCGCCGTTGCTCATCGCCGGGCGAGCCCAGAACGCGTGCTGGCCGTCGGGAGTAATGATGTGCAGATCGAGTTCGGCTTTCGGGTCGTCCCAACCCAACACCACGCGAATCCGCGCCGGGGTGCGCAGGTTGTTGGCTTCATAGAATTGAACGCGCTTGAGCGATTTGCCCTCGGCGCTGCGCACTTCGACGCTGTTGGAACCCGCGCCGAACGCATACGGCCGGGCGAAACGCCCCTGGTCGTCGGTGTACAGATTCAGCGGGTTGCCGTTGACGGCCAGGGTGTGCGGCCCTCGCTGGGTGCCGATGGCCTTGAGCTGGCCCTGGATCATGGTGCGATTGCGCTGCACACCGCGATCGATCGGTGGCGTGGGATAGGCGACTTGAGGATTTTCAGTGCGGTCCAGCAGGCCGGAATAACGCCAGCCACCCACGGGTTCCGACACCTCGGCCGAAGGCTCGGCCAACGCCGCGGTCGCGCAGACGAGCCCCATCAGCAATAGAAGAAATGAACGCATGTGACGCCTCCTGCCATGCATAACGAAACCTTGCGCCCGATCCTCGGCGCGTTACAGATCCAAAAACTGCGTTTCGTCAGAAAGACCCATGACTTTCGGGTCGTAGAAGCCGCGAAGATTAGCCATTCGGCGGTTTTTTAACAATCGGATACATCTACATTTGCGGTGGGATTCACGCTGGCAGCGTGGACGGTGAGCCGAATAGGCGTCATATTCGGCTCACCACATGAGCCGAATAACGTTTCTATTCGGCTCACCCATACCAAGAGCACCGAGTTCATGGCACCTCACTGGATCTGGCAGCAGCCCGATTGGCCGAATTTCAACTGGCAAGCCGAGCGCCTGACACCGCTATTGCGCGAGTGCGTGCAGGCCCAAGGTCGGTTGATGGGCATGGCCTGTTCAGTGGGCAGTTCGCTGAGCGCTCAGAGCGAACTGGATGCACTGTTGCAGAACATCGTGACGTCTTCGGCTATCGAGGGTGAACAGCTGAATGTCGGCTCGGTCCGCTCATCGCTGGCGCGGCGTTTGGGCCTGGAACAGGTCAATGGCAATCAAGTCAGCCAACGCAGCGAGGGGCTCGCGCAATTGATGCTTGATGCCACCCAGCATTTTGCGCACCCCCTGACGTTGGAGCGATTGCTGGAATGGCATAGTTGGTTGTTTCCGGATCAGGACACTGACTTCGCCGTACGGCCGATCCGTGTCGGAGCATTGCGCGGCGACGAGCCGATGCAGGTGGTGTCCGGGCGTCTAGACAGGCCGACCGTCCACTTCGAGGCACCGCCCCGCCAAGGTCTTGAACAGCAACTGAACACCTTCCTCGGCTGGTTTGAAGCCAGCCGGAGCCAGGAAGCACTCGATCCATTGCTGCGGGCCGGCATTGCGCACTTCTGGTTCGTCACCCTGCACCCCTTCGATGATGGCAACGGTCGCTTGACGCGAAGCATTACCGATCTTGCGTTGGCTCAGGGTGAGGCGCAGGCGATCCGTTTCTATGCCATGTCCGCAAGCATTCTCGAGGATCGCTCCGGCTATTACCGGGTACTGGAAACCAGCCAGAAGGCGACGGCGGATATCACCGAGTGGCTGGAATGGTTTCTGCAAACGCTGCTGCGCAGCTTGCAACAAGCCATGACCCGGATCGAAAGCGTGCTGGGCAAGGCGCGTTTCTGGCAGGCGCACCGAGAATCAGGGCTAATGGCCGAGCAGGCCAAGGTACTCAATCGCTTGCTCGATGGGGAGGGCAGCATCAGCGCGGCACAGTATCAAGCGGTGGCAAAAGTATCCAAGGCCACTGCGACTCGTCATCTGGCTGAGTTGCTGGAGAAGGGTTGCCTGAAACGCTTGCCCGGAGGTGGGCGCAGTACGCGTTATCAAATTGATGATTCAGACCCAATTCAATGATGAGCAACTCTCCAGTTTCAAACAAAGATTTTGACTGGAGCTCAATGTCATCTCATGGTCAACTACGGCCAGAAAAACCGTCGGCAAGGACGGTAGAACCAGAGGTAAGCCTGTGAAGCTGCGCAAACTGAAACTCAAGGATTTCCGTCGATTTGAAGACATTGAAATCGACTTCCATCCTGAACTGACGGTAATTGCCGCAC
It encodes:
- a CDS encoding DUF2138 domain-containing protein, yielding MSDNTVSPAAETPAAKTPRRWPALLIGLVLVAGVAVGLGWLMLKPKAPPAALASDKLGMSRPDGLLETHSLSQLPKDLLTVPFLKETLTEDFVFYYEAHADRLGLIGSLRRIIYEHDLKLQDSLIEQLFDQPADVALWRGADGRLKDFLVVMDRGGLAKVLEPLAKVALDDSQLTKLGDVKVGADDVALYQLNYNASKALVFASHGDKLVVLSNPTKLYDPQSSSSEEAGSVSTKAIAALLNGDKLFPEAFGLQPRAPEVKQRLSVNSSVLAMGYQRFIPNFAGLRFDMDDKGWHSFLAMDELDNQPDFDFKPIWQAMPMGASACVALPLAAEQQKPLLVKLGAEESVAQALTEHMAGAAGLCWYADSRLYTPLLVASLNDDDSAKLDGDLGNLFGSMVGAYEGNVEEHAFPVVEKQEGPTHQWQRQVSSNFGSYKAKDAEQPDAITGKAFMKVSLARHGSTLLFSLDDKLVDKALGTLDKRFPPMADVVPKDLLMPVYFGPDSMAQLMQQETLDSLPQDMEPVFYNAAQTYLIPKLRKLGGYGKYALTLPEGSEPDGHWQWLPLEWKAL
- a CDS encoding YfaP family protein — translated: MRSFLLLLMGLVCATAALAEPSAEVSEPVGGWRYSGLLDRTENPQVAYPTPPIDRGVQRNRTMIQGQLKAIGTQRGPHTLAVNGNPLNLYTDDQGRFARPYAFGAGSNSVEVRSAEGKSLKRVQFYEANNLRTPARIRVVLGWDDPKAELDLHIITPDGQHAFWARPAMSNGGGLDPDGVDGPGPEMFTMTAPMHGTYLVYVNYWGNFGSGGYNFDETSNQNEVITSQINLVLNENTVDEKRETFIVPLRAIGDLLLVKTFNY
- a CDS encoding Fic family protein; translated protein: MAPHWIWQQPDWPNFNWQAERLTPLLRECVQAQGRLMGMACSVGSSLSAQSELDALLQNIVTSSAIEGEQLNVGSVRSSLARRLGLEQVNGNQVSQRSEGLAQLMLDATQHFAHPLTLERLLEWHSWLFPDQDTDFAVRPIRVGALRGDEPMQVVSGRLDRPTVHFEAPPRQGLEQQLNTFLGWFEASRSQEALDPLLRAGIAHFWFVTLHPFDDGNGRLTRSITDLALAQGEAQAIRFYAMSASILEDRSGYYRVLETSQKATADITEWLEWFLQTLLRSLQQAMTRIESVLGKARFWQAHRESGLMAEQAKVLNRLLDGEGSISAAQYQAVAKVSKATATRHLAELLEKGCLKRLPGGGRSTRYQIDDSDPIQ